The candidate division KSB1 bacterium genome segment CCCCTCGTTAGTCGCGGCAAACGCGCACGAGGCCAAGATCACTTCGGGGGCCCCTTTGGCGTAGGCCACCAAACCAGAGGGCCCGCGGTGTACCGTGGTCATGCGCTTGCGCTCGGAGGTAAAGGCAATCTCATGCACTCTGGGCCATGCTTCTTCCAGCTCCACCTTGCGGAGCCCAGCCTTGGCTGCCACGGTAATCAGTGCCCCCTCGGTGGGATCACCCTTGATCGCCCAACGTCCGTCCTCCTCCCGGCGGACCAGGTGCGCGTCCGAAGACAGCACGGCAGCACGCAGCAAGGTCAGGAGCGGACCGTCTGTGCCCTCGATGGTAAGAGGCTCGCCCCCGCGGCGAAATTCGCCTACAGGCTCATAGCCGACGCCTGTCACTTCGATCAGCTCGCCCCCCACATACAACCGACGCACGGTCATCTCGTCTTTGGTGAGGGTGCCGGTCTTGTCCGTGCAAATCACCGAGGCGCAGCCTAGGGTTTCTACGGCGGGGAGTCGACGGACGAGGGCATTGCGCTTGGCCATGCGCTGCACACCTAAAGCGAGGGCGATGGTGACCACTGCCGGCAGTGCCTCTGGCACAACCGCCACCGCCATGGCAATGGCAAAGAGGAACATTTCCAACGGAGGCTTGCCGCGCGCCACTCCCAGAAGCCCGATCAAGGCAACCAGCACCAGCGCCGCACGCGCCAACATTGACCCCACCCGGGCGAGATTCTCCTGCAACGGCGTCTTGCCCGACTCTACCGTCTTCAGCAGCTCGGCCACGCGGCCGAATTCGGTGTGGGTGCCGGTCTCGACCACCACTGCCCGCCCCCGGCCGTAGGTGACCACCGTACCGCTGTAGACCATGTTCGCGCGCTCGCCCAGGGGCACAGAGCCATTTTGCAGAGCGGGGAGGGCTTTTTCAACTGGCGTAGACTCACCGGTGAGGGCCGCTTCGTCCACCTGCAGGTTCACCACCTCCAGGAGGCGACCGTCTGCTGGCACCTTGTCGCCCACCGACAGTAGCAGGACGTCCCCGGGGACGATCTCGCGCGCGGGGACCTCTTGTTCGCTGCCGTCACGGATGACCGTGGCGCGGAGGGCGGCCATGCGCCGCAATGCCTCCAGAGCCCGCTCGGCGCGGTACTCCTGTAGATAACCCATGAAGACGGAAAAGAGTACAATTGCCGAAATGGCGAGCGCCTCGACTTGGTGCCCCAGCGCCGCAGAGATGGCAGTGGCTACAAGGAGGATGATGACGAGGACATTCTTGAATTGACTGAGCAGGATTTTCCAACGCGAGATCTGCTCGGCCTCTTGCAACTCATTCGGGCCATACTGCGCCAGGCGCCGGGCCGCCTCGGCGCTGCTCAGCCCGTTTGGCCCACTCCCCAGGCGCGCCAGCACCTCTTCACCGGAAAGGGTGTGCCACAGCGGTTGATCCATGTCTTCCCTTCAACCCATCGATGACCCCACCCGCGCGACAGGGCCTTCCTCTCACTGCCTGGGGCAGACCCCGACCAATGGGCTCCTTACCTGCGGATGTGGTCTATGAAAATGCGTACTCCTTTGACCAAAGCCCCAATGGTGCCTATGATTCCCAGTAACGGCTTCTCCACGCGGTCGCGCAGCAGAGACTCCACGTCGCGCAGTTTGACCACCGTGTCGCGCACTGCGTCGACGCTCTCCTCCACCTTGTCCATCTGCCGTTGTGCCTGCTTGACGATGTCGCGCACGTCGTCAACTACGCGCACCACGTCGTGCGCGACGGGGGCGATCTGCAGACGGACGGTTTCGAGGAGCTTTTCTGCCTCCTTAGCGGTGCGCCGCACCTGGAAAAGCACAGGGATGAGCGCGAGGACGAAAATCACCACGAACGCCGCGATGACCGTGACGCTAATGGACGTCAGCATGGCGGAGCTCCTTCATGCAGGGACCGAATCACCAGTCCCGGCGCAGCGTGGCCGGGCATGAAAAGGGGCATCTCCCCGCCCGGGGAGGGCAGAAAGTCACCACCCTGTGCAGCGTTTATCTGATCAGCTCTCTGCGCCCTGCTTACCCTTTTCTTCTGCGAAAGCACGGGCCCCTGCCTCCACGGCCCTGCGTAGTCTGCCGGTCTTTTCGGCGATCGCGCCCTTAGTCTTCTCCACCCTTTCCTCTGCCTCTTCGGCGAGCTCTTCCGCCTTGCGACGCCCCTGGCTCACCAAGTTGGCCGCACGCCGCTTGAGCTCGGCCAGCTCGCGGTCTGCCTCCTCCAGGAACTCCTCAGTACGCCGCTTGATGTCTTCGCGCGTCTCCTTGCCCGATTTGGGAGCGTAGAGCAGGGCAAGAATCGCACCCACGGCTCCGCCGATCAACAGCCCCTTCACAAACGCACCGGTTTCCTTGTTCATTGCACCCTCCTCCAGTTCGATAATCCCTTTGCAGAAGTCACTTCGTGCCTTGAGCGCGCACACGCTCTTTCAGCGCACGAAACTGCTCATCCTCACTTGCTGAATATTCCGCGGGCGACAGGCCCTTCAACTTCTTCTTCAACCACCGGAGACGCACCTTTGCCGGCTGGTGCGTCGCACGCCATTTCGCCAGCGCTTCGGGGCGCTCTTGCTCGAGTTGGCGGAGTCGTTCCACCAGCGCCACCATCCCCCGAGGATCGTAGCCTGCTCTCTCCATGTACCGCAATGCAAGAAGGTCTGCCCCTACCTCAGCCTCGCGCCCGTACGCAAGAATGCCGTTGCTGGTAAAAAGCTCCCGGATGATGGCCCTACCGATGGCTGGGTTTGTACCCACCAAGGACTCGCTGAGGAGGGCAAGGCCGTAGCGGTGCGTCACCCGCTCAGCGCCATGACGCTCCACCACGTGGGCGATTTCACGCGCCAGCACCGCCGCAAGCTCGGAGGCAGTTTCGGCAACCGCCACCATGCCTTTGGAAACGAAGACGTGTCCGCCCGGCAAGGCAAACGCATACACCTCCTCGCTGTCGAGGACGCGGAACGTGAACGGCAAACCAGCCCAATCCGAGCGCGTGGCTATACGCGTGCCCATGTCGACCACGTACCGCCCGAGCTCTTCGTCACGAAACAAAGAAAAGGTGCGCGCCACCTCCTCCGCGCACAGCGCCCCCAGGCGGAGCTCCTGGTCCACAGTGATGAGCCTGACCTCTTCCCGCCTAGCCGACGACCCGCACGCAGCAACCATCAGGGCCGTCGCCACCGTGAGGAATGCCCAGGACAATGCTCGCCCACGTGTGCGCACGGCTTTACCTGCCAATGAGCTTCTTGAACTCTTCTTCGGAGAGCATAGGCACGCCCAGCTCTCGGGCCTTTTCGGCCTTGGAACCTGGGTCAGTTCCGACCACCACATAGTCGGTCTTTTTGCTCACGGAAGAGGCGGCATGGCCGCCCAGTTCTTCTACCAAACGCTGGGCCTCCTCGCGCGTGAACGAGGAGAGGGCGCCGGTGAAGACAAAGGTCTTCCCGGCCAGGACGCCTGCTTTCGGCTTGGGTGCCGGAGCCATGGCCACACCTGCCCGGCGCAGCTTTTCCAGCGTGCGCAGGTTTTCTTCCTGGGAGAAAAACTGATGCACGCTGCCTGCCACCTGCGGGCCGATGCCGTGCACAGCCATCAGCTCATCAGGACGGGCACGCGCCAGGGCGTCGATGCTGCCAAAGGCATTGACCAACACCTTCGCCACATGCTCCCCGACAAAGCGGATGCCCAGGGCGAACACCAGTCGGTCCAGGGTGCGGCTGCGACTGGCATCGATGGCGCGCAAAAGGTTATCCGCCGACTTTTCGCCCATGCGTTCCAGGGCCGCCAACTGGTCGCGTTGCAGGGTGTAGATGTCGGCCACGTCCTTGACCAGCCCCTTGTCCACCAACTGGTCAACCAGCTTATCACCCAGTCCTTCGATGTCCATTGCCCGGCGGGAGGCAAAGTGGCGGATCCGCTCCTTGAGCTGGGCCGGACAGCGCATGTTCTGACAGCGGTGCACCGCCTCTCCTTCCAAGCGCACTACCGGCCCGCCGCATGCCGGACATGTGGAGGGAAGACGATACGGTCGCTCTTGCCCTGTTCGCCGCGAGGTGATGACGGCGACCACCTCGGGGATGACGTCGCCCGCGCGCTGCACGATCACCCAGTCGCCGATGCGCACGTCTTTCCGGTCGATTTCGTCTTGGTTGTGCAGCGTGGCGCGGCTCACCTCCACGCCTCCCACTCGCACCGGGCGCATCACCGCCACAGGTGTGAGGGCGCCGGTGCGCCCCACCTGCGCCACAATGTCCACAATCTGGGTCGTCTCCTGCCGCGCCTCAAACTTGTAGGCAATCGCCCAGCGCGGGCTGCGCGTACGTACCCCCAGCCGCTCCTGCAGGTCGAACCGGTTGACCTTGACCACCACCCCGTCGATCTCGTAGGCCAGGGTATCACGAAGTTCCTGCATCTGCCGGTGGTACGCGATCGCCTCATCCAAACCCTGGCACAGCCGGATGTGCGGGTTCACCTTAAGGCCCCACCCCTTGGCGCGCTGGAGGAACTCGTATTGGGTCGCAAACGAGGTGCCCTCCACCCTGCCAAGCGCATAGCAGTAGTAATCCAAAGGGCGAGAGGCGGTGATGGACGAATCCAGCTGGCGCACGCTGCCGGCAGCGGCGTTGCGCGGATTGGCAAAGAGCGGTTCCCCTGCCATCTCCCGCTGGCGGTTCAGCTCCTCGAAGGCCGCCCGCTCCATGATGACCTCGCCGCGCACCTCCAAGCGTCGGGGAGGAGGTTCGACCGTCGACAACAACCGTAGCGGGATGCTCTTGATGGTGCGCAAATTCTGCGTGACATTCTCGCCGGTGGTGCCATCGCCCCGGGTGGAACCCAAGACAAAACGTCCGTCCACGTAGACCAGCTCCACGCCAAGGCCATCCAGCTTGGGTTCGCACACGTATTCCAAATCCCCGGTGATGCCCAGTGCCCTTTTGACACGTCCGTCGAATTCCACCAACTCCGCCTCATTCATGGCGTTGTCGAGGCTAAGCATGGGGACGGCATGAGGCACAGCCTCGAAAGCCTCCAGAGGAGGCGCACCCACGCGCTGCGTTGGCGAGTCCGGCGTGACCAGATCAGGAAACTCCCGTTCCAGCTCGATGAGCTCGCGCATCAGCCGGTCGTACTCGGCATCGGAGATCTCCGGAGCATCGAGGACATAGTAACGGTAGTTGTGGTAGTGGATCTGTTGGCGCAGCTCTTCGATTCGCTGCCTGGCCTGTTCACGTTCCACGGCACACCCCCGTCGATTCACCCTTTAATCACGCCCATTGGGCGGAGCTTGGCCACCTTCACCGAAATACCGGCGCCGTGCACGGCTTCCACCACCTGCGAGACGTCCTTATAGGCCTCGGGCATCTCCTCGGCCATAGTCTCGCGACTGGAAGCCATGACGAAGATCCCGTGATCTTCCAGCTCGCGATGCAGGGCGCGTCCCTTGGCGCTCTTGATTGCCTGATGCCTGCTCATCACCCGGCCGGCCCCGTGGCAGGTGGAGCCGAAGGTCTCCTCCATCGCCTTCTGCGTGCCCACCAGCACGTAGGAGTAGCGCCCCATGTCTCCCGGGATCAACACCGGCTGCCCTATGGTGCGATATTGCTCTGGCACATCCGGGTGCCCAGGGGGAAAGGCCCTGGTCGCCCCTTTGCGATGCACACAGAGCTCCATCTCCTTGCCGTCCACCACATGCCGCTCCAATTTGGCGATGTTGTGCGCCACCTCATAGACCACCTGCACGTTGATATCCCGGGGGCTCATGCCCATGGCCTTCTCGAACGCGTCGCGCGCCCAATGGGTTATCATCTGCCGGTTGCAGAAGGCAAAGTTGACGGCGCAGGCCATGGCCGCGAGGTACTGTTGTCCTTCCGGCGATTTGACCGGTGCGCAACAGAGCTGCCGGTCGGGAAGTTCGATGCCATACTTCTGGCTGGCCCGGAGCATCACCGCGATGTAGTCGTCGCAGACCTGGTGCCCAAACCCCCGCGAGCCTGTGTGCACGATAATGGTGACCTGGTCTTTGAACATCCCCAGCGCGGCAGCCAGCGACTGGTCGAAGATTTCTTCCACATAGCCCACTTCGACGAAGTGGTTACCTGAGCCCAGGGTGCCCAACTGCGGCCGCCCTCGTTCCATGGCCTTGGCGCTCACCGCCGAGGGGTCGGCCCCTTTCATCTGACCGTTCTCCTCGATCTTGTCCAGATCCTCGGGTCGGCCATAGCCGTTGCGCACGGCCCAATGTGCCCCCTGGGTAAGCACCTGCTTCTCCTCTTGGGCACTGAGCCGGAGCTGCCCCTTGGAGCCCACGCCGCTGGGGATGGCGCGAAAGAGCGCCGCCACCACCTCCTTGATCCGCGGCTCGATGGCCTTTCGCTCCAGGTCAGTGCGCAGCAGACGTACGCCGCAATTGATGTCATAGCCCACCCCACCGGGCGAGATAACACCTTCTGAGACATCGAAGGCCGCTACCCCACC includes the following:
- a CDS encoding HAD-IC family P-type ATPase, with the translated sequence MDQPLWHTLSGEEVLARLGSGPNGLSSAEAARRLAQYGPNELQEAEQISRWKILLSQFKNVLVIILLVATAISAALGHQVEALAISAIVLFSVFMGYLQEYRAERALEALRRMAALRATVIRDGSEQEVPAREIVPGDVLLLSVGDKVPADGRLLEVVNLQVDEAALTGESTPVEKALPALQNGSVPLGERANMVYSGTVVTYGRGRAVVVETGTHTEFGRVAELLKTVESGKTPLQENLARVGSMLARAALVLVALIGLLGVARGKPPLEMFLFAIAMAVAVVPEALPAVVTIALALGVQRMAKRNALVRRLPAVETLGCASVICTDKTGTLTKDEMTVRRLYVGGELIEVTGVGYEPVGEFRRGGEPLTIEGTDGPLLTLLRAAVLSSDAHLVRREEDGRWAIKGDPTEGALITVAAKAGLRKVELEEAWPRVHEIAFTSERKRMTTVHRGPSGLVAYAKGAPEVILASCAFAATNEGTVPLTEAARRRILATASSMARDAMRVLAVAWKPKTTAEDAEEKMTFLGLVGMVDPPRPEAKAALQKCRDAGIKVVMITGDHPETAQAIARELGLTQGGMAVTGREVDAMTDEELEEKVERIDVYSRVSPSHKLRVVTALQKRGHVVAMTGDGVNDAP
- a CDS encoding DUF948 domain-containing protein; the protein is MLTSISVTVIAAFVVIFVLALIPVLFQVRRTAKEAEKLLETVRLQIAPVAHDVVRVVDDVRDIVKQAQRQMDKVEESVDAVRDTVVKLRDVESLLRDRVEKPLLGIIGTIGALVKGVRIFIDHIRR
- a CDS encoding YtxH domain-containing protein, with translation MNKETGAFVKGLLIGGAVGAILALLYAPKSGKETREDIKRRTEEFLEEADRELAELKRRAANLVSQGRRKAEELAEEAEERVEKTKGAIAEKTGRLRRAVEAGARAFAEEKGKQGAES
- a CDS encoding M48 family metalloprotease, which produces MRTRGRALSWAFLTVATALMVAACGSSARREEVRLITVDQELRLGALCAEEVARTFSLFRDEELGRYVVDMGTRIATRSDWAGLPFTFRVLDSEEVYAFALPGGHVFVSKGMVAVAETASELAAVLAREIAHVVERHGAERVTHRYGLALLSESLVGTNPAIGRAIIRELFTSNGILAYGREAEVGADLLALRYMERAGYDPRGMVALVERLRQLEQERPEALAKWRATHQPAKVRLRWLKKKLKGLSPAEYSASEDEQFRALKERVRAQGTK
- the ligA gene encoding NAD-dependent DNA ligase LigA; amino-acid sequence: MEREQARQRIEELRQQIHYHNYRYYVLDAPEISDAEYDRLMRELIELEREFPDLVTPDSPTQRVGAPPLEAFEAVPHAVPMLSLDNAMNEAELVEFDGRVKRALGITGDLEYVCEPKLDGLGVELVYVDGRFVLGSTRGDGTTGENVTQNLRTIKSIPLRLLSTVEPPPRRLEVRGEVIMERAAFEELNRQREMAGEPLFANPRNAAAGSVRQLDSSITASRPLDYYCYALGRVEGTSFATQYEFLQRAKGWGLKVNPHIRLCQGLDEAIAYHRQMQELRDTLAYEIDGVVVKVNRFDLQERLGVRTRSPRWAIAYKFEARQETTQIVDIVAQVGRTGALTPVAVMRPVRVGGVEVSRATLHNQDEIDRKDVRIGDWVIVQRAGDVIPEVVAVITSRRTGQERPYRLPSTCPACGGPVVRLEGEAVHRCQNMRCPAQLKERIRHFASRRAMDIEGLGDKLVDQLVDKGLVKDVADIYTLQRDQLAALERMGEKSADNLLRAIDASRSRTLDRLVFALGIRFVGEHVAKVLVNAFGSIDALARARPDELMAVHGIGPQVAGSVHQFFSQEENLRTLEKLRRAGVAMAPAPKPKAGVLAGKTFVFTGALSSFTREEAQRLVEELGGHAASSVSKKTDYVVVGTDPGSKAEKARELGVPMLSEEEFKKLIGR
- a CDS encoding RtcB family protein, encoding MTEPKLRKVNDFLWEIPREGKMRVPGRIYASAEMLPDVTRDNAHEQVANVAQLPGIVKFSLAMPDIHWGYGFPIGGVAAFDVSEGVISPGGVGYDINCGVRLLRTDLERKAIEPRIKEVVAALFRAIPSGVGSKGQLRLSAQEEKQVLTQGAHWAVRNGYGRPEDLDKIEENGQMKGADPSAVSAKAMERGRPQLGTLGSGNHFVEVGYVEEIFDQSLAAALGMFKDQVTIIVHTGSRGFGHQVCDDYIAVMLRASQKYGIELPDRQLCCAPVKSPEGQQYLAAMACAVNFAFCNRQMITHWARDAFEKAMGMSPRDINVQVVYEVAHNIAKLERHVVDGKEMELCVHRKGATRAFPPGHPDVPEQYRTIGQPVLIPGDMGRYSYVLVGTQKAMEETFGSTCHGAGRVMSRHQAIKSAKGRALHRELEDHGIFVMASSRETMAEEMPEAYKDVSQVVEAVHGAGISVKVAKLRPMGVIKG